The genomic stretch AGGTCTTCCCTCGCTTTAGCGCCCGTCCAGTGCAAGAGTTTTTCCCAAACATCATCACTCACTAAAGCAGCATCAATACCTTGTTGCCTCAAAGCTTGAGATAACAAGCGCTCACCTAACTGAATCGCTTCAGAATAACGACGGGTTTTTAGATGATGTCGAATCGCAGCCCTAGCCTTGCCTGTGCGAACAAACGTTAACCAAACAGGATTAGGCTGTGAGTTTGGCGCAGAACTAATTTCAACAATATCGCCATTTTTTAACTCAGTGCGTAAAGGCAACTGCACGCCATTAACCTTAGCGCCCACGCATTCATTACCCAAGTCACTATGAACCGCATAGGCGAAATCAAGCGCCGTCGCCCCTCTAGGTAATGCGCGAATCTGCCCTTTAGGCGTAAACACATAAACAGCATCCGGGAATAAGTCGATCTTCACATGCTCCAAGAACTCTTGGGAGTCACCGCTGTTATCCTGAATATCAACCAACGACTGCAACCACTGATGCGCTCTGACTTGCATTTCTGTTAAATCATTATCGCCATCCTTATAAGCCCAGTGAGCAGCCACACCTTCTTCAGCCACTTGATGCATAGATTGCGTACGGATTTGAAACTCAACTGGCATACCAAACGGCCCGACCAAGGTGGTATGCAATGATTGATAACCATTTAACTTCGGGATAGCAATGTAATCCTTAAACTTGCCAGGCATTGGCTTATATAAAGCATGAAGCACTCCTAAAGCCCGATAGCACTCGTCAATGGTTTTAACCGTGACTCTAAAAGCATACACATCTAAAACTTGAGAAAAACTCAAATGCTTTTGACGCATTTTTAAATAAATACTGTAAAGCGTCTTCTCTCTGCCACGCAAATCGACTTCAAGACCGGCCTTACTTAAAGCCATTCTGGCAGCATCTAAGATCTTCTCTACCATCTCCTTGCGATTGCCACGCGCTTTTCTAATAGCTTTGTCTAAAGTGGCATACCTAAAAGGAGACCCATGCTTAAAACTTAAATCTTGTAACTCGCGGTAAACCAAATTAAGTCCTAAGCGATGAGCAATAGGAGCATATATTTCAGCAGTCTCCAAAGCAACACGCTTACGCTTCACCAATGCCATCGCATCTAGGGTGCGCATATTGTGCAAACGGTCCGCTAGCTTCACCAAAATCACACGCACATCGCGAGCCATCGCCATAAACATTTTTCTGAAACTCTCAGCCTGAGCTTCAGCATGACTTTGGAATTCCAGCTTATCTAATTTTGTTAAACCCTCAACAAGCTCAGCCACTTTCCCACCAAAAACCTCAACAAGTTCTTGACGAGTACTACCAGTATCTTCAATCACATCATGTAAAAGAGCAGCCATGATTGAAGCTGCATCTAAGCGCCAAGTAGCGCACAACTCAGCAACTGCTAGAGGATGGGTAATGTAAGGCTCGCCGCTTTGGCGGTACTGCCCTAAATGAGCTGAATCAGCATATTGAAATGCTTTCTTTACTAAAGCTAGGTCTTCGGGCTTTAAATGAGATAACTTTGCAGTAAGTCCCGCAAGAGAAACAACTTGGGGTTTAGGCGGCGTAGCCGGCTGAGACGTAGGTCCAAACAAATGCCGGCTAGACTGCTCCAGGATGGCGGCTATGATGCCTTGGGCATCGGATTTAGGCGCCACCGTCAATCACCTCTTAGAGAGGTACTTTAACCAACATATCTCGATCTGTAACACCTGCAGCAACTTCACGCAAAGCAGTCACAGTCGGCTTGTCTTTAGCGTTAACGCGAGGAGCGTGGCCCTGCGCTAATTGACGCGCACGGTACGTGGCAGCCAATACCAATTCAAAACGATTTGGAATGGTCTTTAAACAATCTTCTACAGTAATACGTGCCATGTGATTAACTCAAAAAATACTAGGAATACCTAAAGGATAACGCACTTGTGAAAAAGTCGCCTAAAGTTCACTTTATGCCAAGTTACAAACCAAGCTCCTGAGCTAGATTTTTATGACGTTCTAGCTGAGGTCCAGCCCTTAATCGGCTAGCGGAAATAATCTGCCTTAACTCAAATAAAGCAGCTTCAAACAAATCATTAATGACCAAATAGTTAGCTTCACCTACGTGAGTCAATTCTTCTCTAGCCGCAGCAACACGTCTCTCAATAGTTGCCTCATCATCTTGAGCGCGTTTACGCAAACGATCTTCTAAAGACTGAATCGAGGGCGGCAAAATAAAAATCCAAATGGCATTAGGAATAATTTTCTGCACTTGCCTAGCGCCCTGCCAATCAATTTCTAAAATGACATCTTTACCAACCGCCATTTGAGATTCGATCCAAGACTTAGAAGTTCCATAGCAATTTCCATGAACCTCTGCTGACTCTAAAAAATCTCCTGCTGCTTGGCGTTTTAAAAATTCTTCTTTACTTAAAAAATGATACTCACGCCCATCTTGCTCGCCCGGTCTAGGATCTCTCGTCGTGCAAGAAACCGATAACTGAAGACTGGGATCTTTTTCTAACAAGGCATTCACCAAAGATGACTTACCAGCTCCCGAAGGAGCTACTACCATCAACATACTGCCCGTATATCCCATTTCAAATCTCCACAGTCGCGGTCTTAATTACTCTAAATTCTGAACCTGTTCGCGCATTTGCTCAATCAGTAACTTAATTTCAATAGAAGCATTACTACTTTCCTGAGAAACAGATTTAGAGCCTAAGGTATTAGCCTCACGATTCAACTCTTGCATCAAGAAATCCAAACGCTTTCCGACGGGACCGCCCTTTTTAAGCGCACTCTCCACCGCATCCAAATGAGTTTTCAAACGACTTAGCTCTTCAGCCACATCGATACGTACTCCATACAACACCACCTCTTGCCTAATGCGGTCCGAAATGTCATTTTTAGAGACGGCTTGCCCTTGGGCATCCACCCCAGTCAAAATCTCAGTTAAGCGCTCTGTCAATTTAGCCTGATGAGCCACAATAATCTCGGGAATCAATGGCTCAATGGTGGCAACAATTCCACGAATCCCTACGACACGCTCCATAAGCACTGAGAACAAAGCCCTGCCCTCACCCTGGCGACTCTCTTTCAGGGCCATCAGGGCATCGTTAGCGGCCTCTAATGTGGCAGAACGCCATAAGGCATCATCAGCCCTAGCCTCATTAATAACCCCAGGCCATTTAAGAATCTCGCCCATGCGCATATTTCCCGCATTAGGCATTTCTTTAAGAATCGAAGCTTCTATAGACTTCAATCCATCCAAAGCGCTTTTATTCAATAATTCAGTAGCCGCGAGCCCTTGCTCGGCCTCGCGATGGACATTAATCCGAAACTCCACCTTCCCACGAGACAGTTGTTTCGTTACCATCTCGCGTATGGGCATTTCCGCTGATCGGCACTCCTCAGGGGAACGTATGTTCAAATCTAGGAAACGGCTATTCACAGAGCGGCATTCCACCGCTACAGTTGCATAGGCTTTTCCACCTAGATGAATTTGTCTAGAGGCTCCACCAAAACCGGTCATACTTTCTATCATTCTCATATTGTAAAGTCGTAACATGACAAACTTCAAAAGACCTAGTAACAGAACCGCAGAAAATCTGCGTGATATCAAAATTATTCGTGGATTTACCAAACACGCCGAAGGGTCCGTTTTGGTGCAATTTGGCGATACACACGTGCTTTGCACCGCCAGCGTACTTGAAAAAGTGCCACCTCACCAAAAAGGAAGCGGTGAAGGCTGGGTAACAGCGGAATACGGCATGCTACCTAGAGCCACCCACACTCGCGGTGACCGTGAAGCGGCTCGTGGCAAGCAAAGTGGCCGCACCCAAGAAATTCAGCGCCTCATTGGCAGATCTATGCGTAGCATTTTTGATCTAAAGCTCTTAGGAGAGCGCACCATTCATCTGGATTGTGACGTACTACAAGCCGATGGCGGCACAAGAACCGCTTCCATCACTGGCGCATTCGTGGCAGCCAGAGATGCTGTTAATCAACTTTTAGCGAAAAAATTAATTACACAAGATCCTATTAAGGATCACGTGGCCGCTATTTCAGTGGGTATTTATGAAGGGCACCCTGTACTCGATCTTGATTACGCGGAAGACTCTGCTTGCGACACCGATATGAATGTCGTTATGACCGGCAGTGGAGGAATTATCGAAGTGCAAGGTACCGCTGAAGGTGCCGCATTTTCCAGAGCAGAATTAGATGCCCTACTGAATCTTGCTGAAAAAGGTATCAGCGAATTAGTGGCTTTACAAAAACAAGCCTTGGGTAATTGATTCATCCATTCATCAATTAAATTTTAAAAATGGTACCCAAGAAAATTGTTCTGGCCTCTAACAATGCCGGGAAAGTTAAAGAATTTAACTTGCTACTAGCACCACTAGGCTTTGAGGTCATCCCTCAAGGCCTGCTTGGCATTCCTTCTTGCGAAGAGCCATTCCCAAGCTTTGTCGAAAACGCCATTACCAAGGCAAGACATGCTAGCAAACTAAGCGGCCTCCCCGCTCTAGCCGATGACTCAGGGGTTTGCGTTAATGCCTTAGGTGGCTTACCCGGAGTCCTATCTGCGCGTTTTTCTTTATCGGATCAAAAAAAAGATCCTAGCGATGAAGATAACAATCAACTCTTAATCAAAAAATTGGCGGGCATCAGCGATCGATCAGCCCACTTCACCTGCACTTTGGTATTTTTAGAATCAGATATTGATCCAGAACCATTAATCGCCGTGGGTAAATGGTATGGCGACATCATCGACACACCTAGAGGTTCTGCTGGCTTTGGTTACGACCCTCACTTCTTTATCCCAAGTCTAAATAAATCAGCAGCAGAATTAAGTGCCGAAGAAAAAAATGCGATCAGTCATCGTGGGTTAGCCATGCAAGATTTGATTGCGCAGCTACAGCGCAAATTTAAACAGTAACCCATGCTGCAAGCACTTCCTCCCTTATCGCTTTATGTCCATATTCCATGGTGCATCAAGAAATGTCCCTATTGCGACTTTAACTCTCATCAAATTAAAGACGGCAAAGAAAGTGGCTTCCCCGCAGGATTTGACGAGCAACGTTACTTAGAAGCCTTACGCCTAGACTTACAAAGTACCTTACCTAAGGTGTGGGGTAGAAAAGTTCAAACTATTTTTATTGGCGGTGGCACCCCAAGTCTTCTCTCTAAAGAGGGTCTTGACCAACTGCTCTCAGATATCAGAGCTTTATTACCACTCAATGCCGATGCTGAAATAACGATGGAAGCGAACCCTGGCACTTTTGAGAAAGATAAATTTAAAAGCTTTGCGGAAAGTGGCGTCAACCGGATCTCTTTGGGCATTCAAAGTTTTGACGACTCAAAACTTCAAGCGCTTGGTCGCGTGCATGATAGTGAACAAGCCAAAGCAGCCATACGAGCAGCACTTGAATTATTTGATCAAGTCAATATCGATTTGATGTACGCCCTTCCCGGTCAATCTCTTAATGATGCCTTAGCTGATATCCAGCAAGCCATCAGTTTTGATCCGGGTCATATTTCTTTGTATCACCTAACCCTCGAACCCAATACGCTATTTGCTAAATACCCCCCAGCGCTACCAGATGACGATAGTGCTTTTGAGATGCTCGATCATTTAATGAATGCTTTAGAGAAAGCAGGCTACAGCCGTTATGAAGTTTCTGCGTACGCCAAGAAAGGTCGCCAATGCCAACACAATCTCAATTATTGGCAATTTGGAGACTACATTGGAATTGGTGCCGGTGCTCACGGAAAAATCTCTGAACACAACAGAATCACTCGGCAAGTCAATGAACGCCATCCCGATAGCTATATGACGAAAATATTCAAAGATGGTCATGCACTTATTGAAGAACGCACTTTAGATAAAAATGATTTACCTTTTGAGTACATGCTCAACGCCCTAAGACTGATTGAAGGTGTACCGACTCATGCATTTAATGAGAGAACCGGCATCCCATTAGCGCAAATCAATCCGATGCTAGAGGCAGCCGTTAAAAAACAGCTACTCGACGCAGACCCTAGAACCCTTAAAGCAACCCCTTTAGGCATGCAATATCTGAATGATTTGCAAATGCTATTCCTGAAATAAAAAAACCTCCCAAACATAACTGCTGGGAGGTTTTAGGCGTCTGGCGGAAGCTGTGGCTTAACCTAGCTCCGTACGGATTTAGAGAAAATTAGATCAATCAAAACTGAAGTAGACGATGCAAATCCATGCATCTATTGAGAAATTATTCATCACTTAAGTGATGAATTCAAACTAGATCTCTAAATCCCTATATTCGATCCCAGGCTGGTCTATGTTGTTATAAGCGCAACATTTGGTAACCATCCTTGGTAACAATCAATGGAGGATACATGAGCACAAACCTAAGTTTTAAATATGTGGAAAATCTTAAAAGCCAGGGGCGGTACACCGACGCCTTAGTTACAGGTTTACATCTATGGGTTAAACCCAATCTTAAAAAATACTGGATATTCCGATACTCTCAGGGCGGGAAACAACAAAATGTTAGCCTTGGGCCTTACACCAAGGTATCTATTGCCGAAGCACGGCTTAAAGCTCAAGAACTAAGGAACCAAATTAATTCTGGCATCAACCCTATAGCTGAGCGCCAAAAACAAAAATCCCAAACAATAGAACTGCAGACCAAAAAATCTGTATTCAAAGATTTTGCTGAAGAGTGCATAAAAACAAAACGCGCTGAATGGACAAACCAGAAGCACGGTGACCAGTGGGAATACACACTTAAAGAGTTTGCCTACCCAGTTATCGGCAACAAATATTTGGACGAGATCAGTACAGAAGATATCTTGGCCATCCTTTCGCCAATATGGGTCAGCAAAACAGAAACTGCATCCAGGCTGAGAGGTAGGCTCGAGTGGATTTTGGCATCGGCAACAACAAGACAGCTACGAACTGGGACCAACCCTGCACTATGGCGCGGTCATTTACAAACTATCTTGCCAGCGCCGAATAAATTAAAGAAAGTAAACCACCACAAAGCACTGCTATACAGACAAGTCCCATCTCTGATCTCTAACCTTGCTGAGATGGCAACCGTTGGGTCTCTTGCACTTGAGTTCACAATTTTGAATGCATCAAGAACTGGTGAGGTGGTTGGTGGACTGCGTTCTGAAGTGCATGGTGATATTTGGATAATCCCCGCAAACAGAATGAAAGCCAAGAAAGAGCACCGCGTACCGCTATCTGCAAGATCATTAGCAATACTAGCAATTGCTAGAGCTATGGACGAAGATAGCGAATACCTATTTTCAAATAACGGGAAATGCTTATCAAATATGGCTATGCCAATGGCACTGCGCCGCGCTGGGGTTGACGCAACGGTTCACGGATTTAGATCATCCTTTCGGGACTGGGTCTCCGAAGAAACAAATCACCCCTCAGAAGTTGCCGAAATGGCACTGGCACACACAATTAGTAATAAAGTTGAGGCAGCGTATCGACGAAGAGATTTACTTGAAAAACGCAGGCTACTAATGAATGATTGGCAGAATTATTGCTTAAGTGGAGAGCACTCATGAACTCAATTACCGATAAATACAATGTTCAGCAAAAAATCATTAAACAAGAGCTTCTTGAAATGATTCAGAATCTTCTCAAAAAAGATCTAGACAAAGAGTCACGCCAAACTCTTGAAGAAATGCGCAAGGCAGTTAAGACTAATAAATTTGAAGGCTTGAATCAAAAGATTTATGAACAATACAATGCCCAGGGCTGGAATATCCCTCCAAACAGTGGGCGCCAAAACTTCAGTCATATTTTTATTGAAAAAGTAATGGATTTAGTCAGCATTCAGCATAAATACCAGACAGATCCAGACAGCCCACAGCAAAAATATTCCTCCGAAGAAAATCTTAAGGTAAAAATTAAAGAACTTTTGGATGAGTTTGAACAGCAGGAAAAAAGTATGTTAATAGCAAGGCTTGCTCAAGCAACTATTCTTCTTGAATTACTTAGCAACGAAGTCGATCATTTAAAGTTTGAGAATAAGTTTTTACGCTTTAACTATGTTGACAATCTTCTTAAGAAGCGGAAGACCGTGAAAAGTCAAACCGCGGGTAAAGTCAAAAAATTCTCAACTAACAACAAGTGTCTCGAGGAGTGCTTGAATGAAATCCTGAGTGCTGGTGCGGTAGATAAGATAATCTCAAAAAAGATTTACGCGCGGTTCTGCAACTTAGTAAAAAAGAAATACCCAACGCCGCCATATGTACAAAAGCCTAGATTAAGCAGAGAAGAAAAGCGCCAAGACCCAGCAATTCAAGCAGTAGACAGAGAAGCACTCAAGAGAAATGAATGGGCTCCAACAACATTGCGCACCTTCTTTGAGAAAGCCTTAAAAATCAGGATTACTGATCTTCCTAATAAATAATTTCAACACTTAAGTGTTGAACTATAGATGCTCACCTAAGAGAGAACAATTCAATTAAGCCCAATCAAACTTGGTTGGATTTAATTGAACTTTCTTTTAGGAGCACTTGAATGCAAAACTATGTACAGCTATTACGCATAGCTGAAGTATCAAAAAAAACAACACTTGCCAAAAGTACAATTTGGCTGAAGATCGCCAAACAAGAGTTTGTAGCTCCTGTACGAATTGGTGGTATTTGTGTATGGAAAGAGTCAGATGTCGATGACTGGATTGAGCGCCAGTTTGCTAAATCTCACAAGGAGGCAGCATGAGCGACCAAACTTTAAACCAACCTCAAGAGACTTCGCTTGTTGATAAACCCGAGTCAACTGCAGCCACAGAAAGCACGTCTTCACTTCTAAGTAGCCTAAGATTACCTGACACCTACAGCGCCAGCGGTGGGACTGTATTACCGCTCAAAGCAACCTACGGGAAACTCAATAAATACCGGTTTTCCAGAGTTCATCCTGGAGATGATTATAAATTTCCCTGCCTTACTGTTGAGGACAAAGATAGTGGTGAGACATACCTAGCATCCCCTAATATGGCAGGCCAGCTAGGCAGCCTAGCTACAGTAAAAACAATCCGCTTGGCTGTTGACAACGCAGGCACCCCTAAGTTAATTGGAGAGCCTGATTTGGACCCAAATGGAAGAAGAAATCTTTGGCACTCCTCATTAAAGAATGCGATCAAGTTGGCTGAAGATGAATGGGTCAGGGTGCAAGCAAACATGTCTGCTGGACAATATGAAATAACCACTTCAGCAAACGACTTGGGCTTCCCAAGATGGCCAAAGCAGTCCATGGAGGAATTGATCAACGATGCATTTGCTGGCCGAATCATCGACTCGCCTGATCACCCATATATTCGCCAAATTCAAGGGAGGATCTAATGGTTAATCAAGATTTTTCCTTGCGTGACTGCATCACCCTCGACTTTGAATTCCGCCCCCTAGAGGGGCGTGAGGGTAACTTGCCAGAAGTGATATGTATGGTTGCTTATGAAATTGGTACCGGCAAATCTCATCGCATCTTCCAGGAGGAGCTCTATCAATTAAAGGCACCACCTTTCCCAATTGATAAGACAGCCGTCATTGTTGCCTACTTTGCCAGCGCTGAAATGTCTTGCTTCAAGGCTTTGGGCTGGCCAATGCCCCAAAACGTTCTAGATCTCTACGCTGAGTTTCGCAATAGGACAAATGGGTTTTCATATTTACCAGGTGGCCGTTCGCTGCTTGGAGCTATGAAATTTTTTGGTCTAGATTCAATTGTCCCTGAGCACAAAGAGGAGATGCGCACCTTAGCTTTAAGAGGCGGGCCATACAACTATCATGAACGGTCATCGTTGTTGGATTATTGCCAGTCAGATGTAGATGCATTACTACCTCTTTTAAGTGCCATGCTACCGGGGATTGACCAGCCACGCGCGCTGCTCAGAGGGCAATACAACATCGCTGTTGCCGCTATGGAAAACACTGGCACACCCATTGATATTCAGACTTATGCCGATCTGTGCCATTTCTGGGACAAGATTAAAGGCGAGCTTATTTTAGAAGTCGATGCAGCTTATGGGGTCTACCAGGATGGCGTATTTAAAAGCGATTTATTTGAGAAGTATCTTGGGCTAGCTAATATCCCATGGCCCAGAACAGCAACGGGAAAACTTAAGTTAGACGAAGACACCTTCAAGGACATGTCCAAGGCATACCCCAATCTGTTGCCATTGCACAATTTGCGAGACTGCTTAGCAAAGCTTAGATTGAGTGACCTGTATGTCGGCAGTGATGGGCGTAACCGCTGCCTGTTATCACAATTTTCATCGATCACAGGGCGCAACCAACCTTCGACAACTAAGTTTGTTTTTGGGCTGTCAAAGTGGCTAAGAGGTCTAATCCAGCCTCGTCCTGGGATGGCTATTGCATACATTGACTGGTCACAACAGGAATTTGGTATTGCAGCTGCATTATCCCAAGACAAAAATATGCTTGAAGCTTATTTATCCGGTGACCCATATCTTGCTTTCGCGAAGCAAGCTGCTGCAGTTCCGCAAACCGCAACTAAACATAGTCACCCAAATGAGCGAAATCAGTACAAGCAGTGCGTCCTGGCAACTCAATATGGCATGGGAGCAGAGTCTTTGGCGGACCGATTAGGTACACCAGTGTTACGAGCCAAACAGCTCCTTGATATGCACAAGAAAGTTTATAGGACGTTTTGGGACTGGTCAGACAATCTTTACAACACGACCGTTGCATTCAATCAGGTAGCTACTTTGTTTGGCTGGAGACTGAATGTTCAACCAGATCTAAACCCACGTAGTTTGCGCAACTTTCCAATGCAAGCCAATGCAGCAGAAATGCTAAGACTTGCATGCATATTGATGCACGAGAGAGGTATCAATATTTGTGCGCCTGTACACGATGCTTTATTGATTGAGGCTCCTGAATACCAAATTGATGATGCAGTTTTAGTAGCCCAGGATTGCATGGAAGAAGCCAGTGCGATTCTGCTTGATGGATTCAAACTAGCCAGTGACGCAAAAATAATCCGCAGCCCTGAGCGGTTCCATGAGGACGCTGGTCAGATTTTCTGGGACCGCGTCATGACTATTCTTGAGCGCATCAAAAGCAGTGAAAAACTTAACGCAGGGTGTTAGAACATTTAACACCTGTCCAATCTTATATATATCTACTCATAAAGAAATCATATGACTACAAACCTACAGCCTAAGAAGTTTTCTCTTTTAGACATCGACCTTGATAAAGAGCTTGGTAGATGCGAACCTTATACACCCCCACCTAAACCTGCAAGACAGCCTGGTTTATTCATCAAAGGGCCAATCTCAATTGACTGGCTCAAGAAAGCAAACCATCTCGGTGGCGCTACTGGTATTGTTGCTACTACGCTATGGCTTTATGTTGGCCTTCAAGGTTCTAAAACTGTAAAGCTGGATTCCAAAATTGATGCCATAACTGGTCTCACTCGGCAAACTCGGCAACTCATCTTGAGGAGACTAGAGATACACGGGTTAATTAAACTTTTCCCACAACGCGGTGGATACCCACGGGTGACCATACTATGAGTGTTTGCATAGGTATTGAGGAAATTAAATTTAAGCGCCTTAAAGACCCCCTAAATAAGGTGTGGAGACCTGTCAAATGCCTTTGCCTAGTGTGAGGATGCATGGCGCCAAGTTGTGTGGCTGCAAATCGAAAAGAACTAGACTACCCTGCAATAACCCAGCAGCATTCGGAACTAGGGCATGTAGGATGCATGGCGCCCACAAAAGCAGAAATGTTCTACAAGGCGCCAACCATCCGCAGTATAGAAATGCTGGTCAAACCAGGCGAGAAAGGCATGAACGTAGTGAGAAAAGCCTGCAGTTTGCCTTGCTAGAGCAGCTCGGCTGGTACCTGAATATGTTTACTGGCACGAAGACGCGAGGCCGAAAACCCTCAGGGTATAGAGCTATGAACTTAAGTGACCCAGATGAATTAAGTGAAATTGTTTTAAAGACCTTACCCAAAGCAAAGTCAAAAATTTGACATTGTTTTTAAAAATTACTCATCGCCTGTGCAGAATAGTGTGCATAGTGGAAATGAGGGACCCATTTTTAAAATTGGGGGGTGCCGGGTGGGTGGGGTCAGCATTCCCAGAAAATAGAAGCCCTACCCCCTCATGTTTCCGAAATAAACCAGCACCTAAATAA from Polynucleobacter sp. MWH-Spelu-300-X4 encodes the following:
- a CDS encoding bifunctional (p)ppGpp synthetase/guanosine-3',5'-bis(diphosphate) 3'-pyrophosphohydrolase; the encoded protein is MTVAPKSDAQGIIAAILEQSSRHLFGPTSQPATPPKPQVVSLAGLTAKLSHLKPEDLALVKKAFQYADSAHLGQYRQSGEPYITHPLAVAELCATWRLDAASIMAALLHDVIEDTGSTRQELVEVFGGKVAELVEGLTKLDKLEFQSHAEAQAESFRKMFMAMARDVRVILVKLADRLHNMRTLDAMALVKRKRVALETAEIYAPIAHRLGLNLVYRELQDLSFKHGSPFRYATLDKAIRKARGNRKEMVEKILDAARMALSKAGLEVDLRGREKTLYSIYLKMRQKHLSFSQVLDVYAFRVTVKTIDECYRALGVLHALYKPMPGKFKDYIAIPKLNGYQSLHTTLVGPFGMPVEFQIRTQSMHQVAEEGVAAHWAYKDGDNDLTEMQVRAHQWLQSLVDIQDNSGDSQEFLEHVKIDLFPDAVYVFTPKGQIRALPRGATALDFAYAVHSDLGNECVGAKVNGVQLPLRTELKNGDIVEISSAPNSQPNPVWLTFVRTGKARAAIRHHLKTRRYSEAIQLGERLLSQALRQQGIDAALVSDDVWEKLLHWTGAKAREDLCADMAMGHRVPAVIAKRIELILAENSDGAEQMRLDTDDWENAAPQAPAHRQAIMIDGAEGESVSFPSCCHPIPGDIILGYLGKGEGLQIHTRECRHAQRLHHKDSEHWVDVIWSDDLKRHFDVAIRVDVKNSKGVLARIAGTMTSADANIEHVAMDDRFTESAVGIRFVIQVESRHHLAQVMRRLRQNQDVVRITRVFGK
- a CDS encoding AlpA family transcriptional regulator; the encoded protein is MQNYVQLLRIAEVSKKTTLAKSTIWLKIAKQEFVAPVRIGGICVWKESDVDDWIERQFAKSHKEAA
- the gmk gene encoding guanylate kinase, producing MLMVVAPSGAGKSSLVNALLEKDPSLQLSVSCTTRDPRPGEQDGREYHFLSKEEFLKRQAAGDFLESAEVHGNCYGTSKSWIESQMAVGKDVILEIDWQGARQVQKIIPNAIWIFILPPSIQSLEDRLRKRAQDDEATIERRVAAAREELTHVGEANYLVINDLFEAALFELRQIISASRLRAGPQLERHKNLAQELGL
- a CDS encoding YicC/YloC family endoribonuclease; its protein translation is MIESMTGFGGASRQIHLGGKAYATVAVECRSVNSRFLDLNIRSPEECRSAEMPIREMVTKQLSRGKVEFRINVHREAEQGLAATELLNKSALDGLKSIEASILKEMPNAGNMRMGEILKWPGVINEARADDALWRSATLEAANDALMALKESRQGEGRALFSVLMERVVGIRGIVATIEPLIPEIIVAHQAKLTERLTEILTGVDAQGQAVSKNDISDRIRQEVVLYGVRIDVAEELSRLKTHLDAVESALKKGGPVGKRLDFLMQELNREANTLGSKSVSQESSNASIEIKLLIEQMREQVQNLE
- the rpoZ gene encoding DNA-directed RNA polymerase subunit omega, translated to MARITVEDCLKTIPNRFELVLAATYRARQLAQGHAPRVNAKDKPTVTALREVAAGVTDRDMLVKVPL
- the rdgB gene encoding RdgB/HAM1 family non-canonical purine NTP pyrophosphatase gives rise to the protein MVPKKIVLASNNAGKVKEFNLLLAPLGFEVIPQGLLGIPSCEEPFPSFVENAITKARHASKLSGLPALADDSGVCVNALGGLPGVLSARFSLSDQKKDPSDEDNNQLLIKKLAGISDRSAHFTCTLVFLESDIDPEPLIAVGKWYGDIIDTPRGSAGFGYDPHFFIPSLNKSAAELSAEEKNAISHRGLAMQDLIAQLQRKFKQ
- a CDS encoding integrase arm-type DNA-binding domain-containing protein; the protein is MSTNLSFKYVENLKSQGRYTDALVTGLHLWVKPNLKKYWIFRYSQGGKQQNVSLGPYTKVSIAEARLKAQELRNQINSGINPIAERQKQKSQTIELQTKKSVFKDFAEECIKTKRAEWTNQKHGDQWEYTLKEFAYPVIGNKYLDEISTEDILAILSPIWVSKTETASRLRGRLEWILASATTRQLRTGTNPALWRGHLQTILPAPNKLKKVNHHKALLYRQVPSLISNLAEMATVGSLALEFTILNASRTGEVVGGLRSEVHGDIWIIPANRMKAKKEHRVPLSARSLAILAIARAMDEDSEYLFSNNGKCLSNMAMPMALRRAGVDATVHGFRSSFRDWVSEETNHPSEVAEMALAHTISNKVEAAYRRRDLLEKRRLLMNDWQNYCLSGEHS
- the rph gene encoding ribonuclease PH gives rise to the protein MTNFKRPSNRTAENLRDIKIIRGFTKHAEGSVLVQFGDTHVLCTASVLEKVPPHQKGSGEGWVTAEYGMLPRATHTRGDREAARGKQSGRTQEIQRLIGRSMRSIFDLKLLGERTIHLDCDVLQADGGTRTASITGAFVAARDAVNQLLAKKLITQDPIKDHVAAISVGIYEGHPVLDLDYAEDSACDTDMNVVMTGSGGIIEVQGTAEGAAFSRAELDALLNLAEKGISELVALQKQALGN
- the hemW gene encoding radical SAM family heme chaperone HemW, whose product is MLQALPPLSLYVHIPWCIKKCPYCDFNSHQIKDGKESGFPAGFDEQRYLEALRLDLQSTLPKVWGRKVQTIFIGGGTPSLLSKEGLDQLLSDIRALLPLNADAEITMEANPGTFEKDKFKSFAESGVNRISLGIQSFDDSKLQALGRVHDSEQAKAAIRAALELFDQVNIDLMYALPGQSLNDALADIQQAISFDPGHISLYHLTLEPNTLFAKYPPALPDDDSAFEMLDHLMNALEKAGYSRYEVSAYAKKGRQCQHNLNYWQFGDYIGIGAGAHGKISEHNRITRQVNERHPDSYMTKIFKDGHALIEERTLDKNDLPFEYMLNALRLIEGVPTHAFNERTGIPLAQINPMLEAAVKKQLLDADPRTLKATPLGMQYLNDLQMLFLK